A DNA window from Streptomyces sp. 71268 contains the following coding sequences:
- a CDS encoding small basic family protein, whose protein sequence is MIAVLGLVVGVVVGLVVRPVVPNAVEPYLPIAVVAALDAVFGGFRAMLDGIFDDKVFVVSFLSNVVVAALIVFLGDKLGVGAQLSTGVVVVLGIRIFSNAAAIRRHIFRA, encoded by the coding sequence TTGATCGCCGTACTGGGCCTCGTCGTGGGAGTCGTGGTCGGACTTGTGGTCCGCCCCGTGGTACCCAACGCGGTTGAGCCCTACCTGCCGATCGCCGTCGTCGCCGCGCTGGACGCGGTCTTCGGTGGCTTTCGCGCCATGCTCGACGGAATCTTCGACGACAAGGTCTTCGTAGTCTCGTTCCTGTCCAACGTCGTGGTGGCCGCCCTGATCGTCTTCCTGGGCGACAAGCTGGGCGTCGGCGCGCAGCTCTCCACCGGTGTCGTGGTGGTGCTCGGTATCCGCATCTTCTCCAACGCGGCCGCGATCCGGCGGCACATCTTCAGGGCGTGA
- a CDS encoding CDP-alcohol phosphatidyltransferase family protein — MEVQETRVQTDRVLTIPNILSMARLVGVPLFLWLILLPEFGGPKADGWALLVLAFSGVSDYLDGKLARRWNQISSLGRLLDPAADRLYILSTLVGLTWREILPLWLTAVLLARELVLLVMVGILRRHGYPPPQVNFLGKAATFNLMYAFPLLLLSDGSGWLSTFAAIFGWAFAGWGTTLYWWAGVLYVVQVRRLVRADAAAG, encoded by the coding sequence GTGGAGGTCCAGGAGACGCGCGTCCAAACCGACCGCGTGCTCACCATCCCGAACATCCTCAGCATGGCACGCCTCGTCGGCGTTCCGCTGTTCCTGTGGCTCATCCTGTTGCCCGAGTTCGGCGGCCCCAAGGCCGATGGCTGGGCGCTGCTGGTTCTCGCGTTCAGCGGCGTCAGTGACTACCTCGACGGCAAGCTCGCTCGCCGCTGGAACCAGATCAGCAGCCTCGGTAGGCTTCTCGACCCCGCCGCCGACCGGCTCTATATCCTCTCCACCCTCGTCGGCCTCACCTGGCGGGAAATCCTGCCGTTGTGGTTGACCGCCGTACTTCTGGCTCGTGAACTCGTGCTCCTGGTGATGGTCGGCATCCTGCGCCGGCACGGCTATCCGCCGCCCCAGGTGAACTTCCTCGGCAAGGCGGCCACCTTCAACCTCATGTACGCATTCCCGCTCCTCCTTCTGAGCGACGGGAGTGGCTGGCTGTCGACGTTCGCTGCTATTTTCGGATGGGCGTTCGCAGGTTGGGGTACGACCCTCTACTGGTGGGCAGGAGTCCTCTATGTGGTTCAGGTCCGCCGGCTTGTCAGGGCGGACGCCGCGGCCGGCTGA
- a CDS encoding FHA domain-containing protein: MPVCPRCGHQASATSKFCSNCGTPLRAGATPERASETTSTISISGLEAYDSETTGQTPLPSLTPEAQAAVDALPAGSALLVVRRGPNSGSRFLLDSELTTAGRHPNSDIFLDDVTVSRRHVEFRRGPDGGFSVADVGSLNGTYVNRERIDAVLLNNGDEVQIGKYRLVFYASQRGFGI, translated from the coding sequence GTGCCTGTTTGCCCCAGGTGCGGGCACCAGGCCAGCGCCACGAGCAAGTTCTGCTCCAACTGCGGCACGCCGCTGCGGGCCGGAGCGACGCCCGAGCGTGCCTCGGAGACGACGTCCACCATCTCGATCTCGGGCCTTGAGGCGTACGACTCCGAGACGACCGGCCAGACGCCGCTGCCGTCGCTGACGCCGGAGGCCCAGGCCGCGGTGGACGCGCTGCCGGCGGGGTCGGCGCTGCTGGTCGTCCGGCGCGGCCCGAACTCGGGGAGCCGCTTCCTGCTGGACAGCGAGTTGACGACGGCCGGTCGTCACCCGAACAGCGACATCTTCCTCGACGACGTCACCGTCTCGCGCCGGCACGTGGAGTTCCGCCGTGGCCCTGACGGCGGCTTCTCGGTCGCCGACGTGGGCAGCCTGAACGGCACCTACGTCAACCGTGAGCGGATCGACGCCGTGCTGCTCAACAACGGCGACGAGGTGCAGATCGGTAAGTACCGGCTGGTCTTCTACGCCAGCCAGCGGGGATTCGGCATCTGA
- a CDS encoding bifunctional nuclease family protein, with protein sequence MNELDVVGVRVEMPSNQPIVLLREVGGDRYLPIWIGPGEATAIAFAQQGMAPARPLTHDLFKDVLEAVGQELTEVRITDLREGVFYAELVFASGVEVSARPSDAIALALRTGTPIYGSDGVLDDAGIAIPDEQEDEVEKFREFLDQISPEDFDTNSQ encoded by the coding sequence GTGAATGAGCTCGACGTCGTGGGTGTCCGGGTGGAAATGCCTTCCAACCAGCCGATCGTGCTTCTCCGTGAAGTGGGAGGCGACCGGTACCTGCCCATCTGGATTGGGCCGGGAGAGGCGACTGCCATCGCCTTCGCGCAGCAGGGCATGGCCCCCGCGCGACCGCTGACCCATGACCTTTTCAAGGACGTGCTGGAAGCGGTGGGTCAGGAACTCACCGAGGTCCGGATCACCGACCTGCGGGAGGGCGTCTTCTACGCGGAGCTGGTGTTCGCCAGCGGCGTGGAGGTCAGCGCCCGGCCGTCGGACGCCATAGCGCTGGCTCTGCGCACCGGAACGCCGATCTACGGCAGCGACGGTGTGTTGGACGACGCGGGCATCGCCATCCCGGACGAGCAGGAGGACGAGGTCGAGAAGTTCCGCGAGTTCCTCGACCAGATCTCTCCGGAAGACTTCGACACCAACAGCCAGTGA
- a CDS encoding DUF881 domain-containing protein translates to MCGMPQPPPIRSTASQRPRPDASMSLLTNVMEHSLDDGYAEAAARREAEGKQGLPRTASAKAWLAVGLILTTVVVTISAAETRIAAPTVAKERQELIDRIESETSAADALEDDVDALRDDVGERQREALREHGGDKGELVALLAGATEVRGPAFKLVIDDAKGAGGGGGGPREGSGFSDTGRVRDRDMQRVINGLWQSGAEAIAVNGQRLTALSAIRAAGDAILVDNRPLVPPYTVLAVGDGERLRTAFEDSADGQYLKVLQENYDIRVRTSVQDEARLPVAPSLIVRSAQPHAGAANTNDTDTGKGTS, encoded by the coding sequence ATGTGCGGCATGCCGCAGCCGCCCCCCATTCGGAGCACCGCGTCCCAGCGCCCGCGTCCCGACGCCTCCATGTCGCTGCTGACCAACGTGATGGAACACAGCCTCGACGACGGGTACGCCGAGGCGGCGGCCCGGCGCGAGGCCGAGGGCAAGCAGGGGCTGCCGCGTACGGCGAGCGCCAAGGCGTGGCTGGCGGTCGGGTTGATCCTCACCACCGTCGTGGTGACCATCAGCGCGGCCGAGACGCGGATAGCCGCGCCCACCGTGGCCAAGGAGCGCCAGGAACTCATCGACCGGATCGAGTCGGAGACCTCGGCGGCCGACGCCCTGGAGGACGACGTCGACGCGCTGCGCGACGACGTCGGCGAGCGGCAGCGTGAGGCGCTGCGGGAACACGGCGGCGACAAGGGCGAACTGGTGGCCCTGCTCGCCGGCGCGACCGAGGTGCGGGGCCCCGCGTTCAAGCTGGTCATCGACGACGCGAAGGGCGCCGGCGGCGGAGGTGGCGGCCCGCGCGAGGGCAGCGGCTTCTCGGACACCGGGCGGGTGCGGGACCGGGACATGCAGCGCGTCATCAACGGGCTGTGGCAGTCCGGCGCGGAAGCCATAGCGGTCAACGGCCAGCGGCTGACGGCCCTTTCGGCGATCAGGGCCGCGGGGGACGCCATACTGGTGGACAACAGGCCACTCGTGCCGCCGTACACGGTGCTCGCGGTGGGCGACGGGGAGCGGCTGCGTACTGCCTTCGAGGACAGTGCGGACGGCCAGTACCTCAAGGTGCTGCAGGAGAACTACGACATTCGCGTGCGGACCTCCGTCCAGGACGAGGCGCGTCTTCCGGTCGCCCCGAGCCTGATCGTGCGCAGCGCGCAGCCACATGCCGGTGCCGCGAACACGAACGACACCGACACAGGAAAGGGCACATCTTGA
- a CDS encoding DUF881 domain-containing protein — protein sequence MSNDETPDRPEPPRPEPADQEAGQPAAPRDEGAAEQPSERTDGRSGDGKGHGYRFGGLRRELPAERPAPRASAHRQPLPEPPVPDGSMTGRKRLLASLWPPRVTRPQLTVALLLCVLGLGLAIQVRSTNESSVLRGARQEDLVRILDELDDRTQRLEDEKQRLVGQRTELENSSDQAEEARRQTKAKEQQLGVLAGTVAAQGPGITLRIDDTRGAVEADMLLDAIQELRAAGAEAIQINEVRVVANTYFADGGKGIEIDGHEVSQPYEFTVIGKPEDLEPALNIPGGVVQTLEKERANVSIKRHEKIVVDALRSAKRPDYARSSS from the coding sequence ATGTCCAACGACGAGACCCCCGACCGGCCCGAGCCACCGCGCCCCGAGCCAGCGGACCAGGAGGCGGGGCAGCCGGCCGCCCCGAGGGACGAGGGGGCCGCCGAGCAGCCGTCGGAGAGGACGGACGGACGCTCGGGCGACGGCAAGGGGCACGGCTACCGCTTCGGCGGGCTGCGTCGCGAGCTGCCCGCCGAGCGCCCCGCACCCCGGGCCTCGGCGCACCGCCAGCCGCTTCCCGAACCTCCCGTACCCGATGGTTCGATGACGGGCCGTAAGCGGCTGCTGGCGAGTCTGTGGCCGCCCCGGGTGACCCGCCCCCAGCTCACCGTGGCCCTGCTGCTGTGCGTGCTGGGGCTCGGCCTGGCCATTCAGGTGCGCTCGACCAACGAGAGCAGTGTGCTGCGCGGGGCGCGCCAGGAGGACCTGGTGCGCATCCTGGATGAACTTGACGACCGCACCCAACGTCTTGAGGACGAGAAGCAGCGCCTCGTCGGCCAGCGCACCGAGCTGGAGAACAGCTCGGACCAGGCCGAGGAGGCGCGTAGGCAGACCAAGGCGAAGGAGCAGCAACTGGGCGTGCTCGCGGGTACGGTGGCCGCGCAGGGCCCCGGCATCACGCTGCGCATAGACGACACGCGCGGCGCGGTGGAGGCCGACATGCTGCTCGACGCGATCCAGGAGCTGCGCGCGGCCGGCGCGGAGGCCATCCAGATCAACGAGGTGCGGGTCGTGGCCAACACGTACTTCGCCGACGGGGGCAAGGGCATCGAGATCGACGGCCACGAGGTGAGCCAGCCCTACGAGTTCACGGTCATCGGCAAGCCCGAGGATCTTGAGCCCGCGCTCAACATTCCTGGTGGGGTGGTGCAGACTCTGGAGAAGGAGCGCGCGAACGTGTCAATCAAGCGGCACGAGAAGATCGTCGTGGACGCCTTGCGATCGGCGAAGCGGCCTGACTACGCTCGGTCGTCATCGTGA
- a CDS encoding MerR family transcriptional regulator — MRHSPSGGAGHGTAPADGRLLSIGAVLNLLRDEFPEVTISKIRFLEAEGLVEPQRTPSGYRKFSRADVERLGYVLRTQRDHYLPLKVIREHLDALERGEQVPLPAPAQPRDLLDGEPPAAEEPTAARVGRAELLAAAEVGEAELAEWESYGLLSAASDGGYDVGAVAVAKLIADLGRAGLEPRHLRAIKAAADREAGLVEQLVAPLRRHRNPQTRAHAEATARELAGLSVRLHAALVEAALRVRLH, encoded by the coding sequence ATGCGTCACTCACCGTCGGGCGGTGCCGGACACGGCACCGCCCCCGCGGACGGCCGGCTGCTGAGCATCGGGGCCGTGCTGAACCTGCTTCGGGACGAGTTCCCCGAGGTCACGATCTCGAAGATCCGCTTTCTTGAGGCCGAGGGGCTGGTCGAGCCCCAGCGCACTCCCTCGGGCTACCGGAAGTTCTCCCGGGCGGACGTGGAGCGGCTCGGGTACGTGCTGCGCACGCAGCGCGACCACTACCTGCCGCTGAAGGTCATCCGGGAGCACCTGGACGCCCTGGAGCGCGGGGAGCAGGTGCCGCTACCCGCTCCCGCCCAGCCCCGCGACCTGCTCGACGGGGAGCCGCCGGCGGCGGAGGAGCCGACGGCGGCCAGGGTCGGCCGTGCGGAGCTGCTGGCCGCCGCCGAGGTGGGTGAGGCGGAACTGGCCGAGTGGGAGTCCTACGGGCTGCTCAGCGCCGCCTCGGACGGCGGATACGACGTCGGCGCGGTCGCCGTGGCCAAGCTCATCGCCGATCTCGGCAGGGCTGGTCTGGAACCGCGCCATCTTCGGGCCATCAAGGCCGCCGCCGATCGGGAGGCCGGCCTTGTCGAGCAGCTCGTCGCACCCCTGCGCAGGCATAGAAACCCGCAGACCAGAGCCCATGCGGAGGCCACCGCCCGGGAGCTGGCGGGGCTGTCCGTACGGCTGCACGCGGCGCTCGTGGAAGCCGCGCTGCGGGTCAGGTTGCACTGA
- a CDS encoding mannose-1-phosphate guanyltransferase yields the protein MKAVVMAGGEGTRLRPMTSSMPKPLLPVANRPIMEHVLRLLKRHGLNETVVTVQFLASLVRNYFGDGEELGMELTYANEEKPLGTAGSVKNAEEALKDDAFLVISGDALTDFDLTELINFHKEKGALVTVCLTRVPNPLEFGITIVDEDGRVERFLEKPTWGQVFSDTVNTGIYVMEPEVFDYVEADTSVDWSGDVFPQLMKEGKPIYGYVAEGYWEDVGTHESYVKAQADVLEGKVDVDVDGFEISPGVWVAEGADVHPDAVLRGPLYIGDYAKVEAGAEIREHTVVGSNVVVKSGAFLHKTVVHDNVYVGQQCNLRGCVIGKNTDIMRAARIEDGAVIGDECLIGEESIVQGNVRVYPFKTIEAGAFVNTSVIWESRGQAHLFGARGVSGILNVEITPELAVRLAGAYATTLKKGSTVTTARDHSRGARALKRAVISALQASAIDVRDLENVPLPVARQQTARGSAGGIMIRTTPGVPDSVDIMFIDERGADLSQAAQRKLDRVYARQEYRRAFPGEIGDLRFPASVFDSYTGSLLRAVDTTGVAEAGLKVVVDASNGSAGLVLPSLLGKLGVDALTINPGLDESRPTETADARRAGLVRLGEIVASARAAFGVRFDPVGERLSLVDERGRIIEDDRALLVMLDLVAAERRSGRVAMPVTTTRIAEQVAAYHGTQVDWTTTSPDDLTRVGRAETTIFGGDGRGGYIIPEFSSVFDGTAAFVRLIGLVARTQLTLSQIDARIPRAHVLRRDLATPWAVKGLVMRTVVEAAGDRSVDTTDGVRVVEADGRWVMVLPDPAEAVTHLWAEGPDDASAGALLDEWAHVVDTAGR from the coding sequence ATGAAGGCCGTCGTAATGGCCGGTGGCGAGGGAACTCGCCTTCGACCCATGACTTCCAGCATGCCCAAGCCATTGCTGCCGGTGGCCAATCGGCCGATCATGGAGCATGTGCTGCGCTTGCTCAAGCGGCATGGTCTTAATGAGACCGTGGTGACCGTCCAGTTCCTCGCCTCGCTGGTGCGGAACTACTTCGGTGATGGCGAAGAACTCGGCATGGAACTCACCTATGCCAACGAGGAGAAGCCGCTCGGTACCGCGGGAAGCGTAAAGAACGCGGAAGAGGCGCTGAAGGACGATGCGTTTCTCGTCATCTCGGGTGACGCGCTCACCGATTTCGACCTGACCGAGCTGATCAACTTCCACAAGGAAAAGGGCGCACTCGTCACGGTCTGCCTCACGCGGGTCCCCAACCCGCTGGAGTTCGGCATCACCATCGTCGACGAGGACGGCCGAGTCGAACGGTTCCTGGAAAAGCCAACCTGGGGCCAGGTCTTTTCCGACACGGTGAACACCGGCATCTACGTCATGGAGCCCGAGGTCTTCGACTACGTCGAGGCCGACACCTCCGTCGACTGGTCCGGTGACGTCTTCCCGCAGCTCATGAAGGAAGGCAAGCCCATCTACGGCTATGTCGCCGAGGGCTACTGGGAGGACGTGGGCACCCACGAGAGCTATGTGAAGGCCCAGGCCGACGTCCTGGAAGGCAAGGTCGACGTCGATGTCGACGGCTTCGAGATCTCGCCGGGCGTCTGGGTCGCCGAAGGCGCCGACGTGCATCCCGACGCCGTCCTGCGCGGGCCCCTCTACATCGGCGACTACGCCAAGGTCGAGGCCGGCGCGGAGATCAGAGAACACACCGTCGTCGGGTCGAACGTCGTCGTCAAGAGTGGCGCCTTCCTGCACAAGACCGTCGTGCACGACAACGTGTACGTGGGACAGCAGTGCAATCTGCGGGGCTGCGTCATCGGCAAGAACACCGACATCATGCGGGCCGCCCGGATAGAGGACGGGGCGGTGATCGGTGACGAGTGCCTGATCGGTGAGGAATCGATTGTCCAGGGGAACGTGCGCGTTTACCCGTTCAAGACGATCGAGGCCGGCGCGTTCGTCAACACCTCGGTGATCTGGGAATCCCGCGGCCAGGCGCATCTGTTCGGCGCGCGCGGCGTCTCCGGAATTCTCAACGTGGAGATCACCCCGGAGCTGGCCGTACGGCTGGCGGGGGCGTACGCGACGACGCTCAAGAAGGGCTCGACCGTCACCACCGCGCGTGACCACTCCCGTGGTGCGCGGGCCCTCAAGCGGGCGGTCATCTCCGCGCTCCAGGCCAGCGCCATCGACGTACGCGACCTGGAGAACGTGCCGCTTCCCGTGGCTCGCCAGCAGACCGCGCGCGGCAGCGCCGGCGGGATCATGATCCGTACGACGCCGGGCGTGCCCGACTCGGTGGACATCATGTTCATCGACGAGCGGGGCGCGGACCTGTCGCAGGCCGCGCAGCGGAAGCTGGACCGGGTGTACGCCCGCCAGGAGTACCGTCGCGCCTTCCCCGGTGAGATCGGTGACCTGCGCTTCCCCGCCAGCGTCTTCGACTCGTACACCGGATCGCTGTTGCGCGCGGTGGACACCACCGGCGTGGCGGAGGCCGGCCTCAAGGTCGTGGTCGACGCCTCCAACGGCAGTGCCGGACTCGTGCTGCCCAGCCTCCTGGGCAAGCTCGGGGTGGACGCGCTCACCATCAACCCCGGCCTTGACGAATCGCGCCCCACCGAGACCGCCGACGCCCGGCGGGCAGGGCTGGTACGCCTCGGCGAGATCGTCGCCTCGGCGCGCGCGGCCTTCGGTGTGCGCTTCGACCCCGTCGGCGAGCGGCTCTCGCTGGTGGACGAGCGCGGCCGCATCATCGAGGACGATCGGGCGCTTCTGGTCATGCTCGACCTGGTGGCGGCCGAGCGGCGGAGCGGCCGGGTCGCGATGCCCGTGACCACGACCCGGATCGCGGAGCAGGTCGCCGCGTACCACGGCACGCAGGTGGACTGGACGACCACGTCGCCCGACGACCTCACCCGGGTGGGACGGGCGGAGACCACCATTTTCGGTGGTGACGGGCGCGGCGGGTACATCATCCCCGAGTTCAGCAGCGTCTTCGACGGGACAGCCGCGTTCGTGCGGCTCATCGGTCTGGTGGCGCGTACCCAGTTGACGCTGAGCCAGATCGACGCCCGCATCCCGCGGGCCCACGTGCTGCGGCGTGATCTGGCCACGCCGTGGGCGGTCAAGGGGCTGGTGATGCGTACGGTGGTGGAAGCCGCCGGGGACCGTTCGGTGGACACCACCGACGGCGTGCGGGTCGTGGAGGCCGACGGGCGCTGGGTCATGGTGCTGCCCGACCCGGCCGAGGCCGTCACGCACCTGTGGGCGGAGGGCCCGGACGACGCGTCCGCCGGGGCCCTGCTCGACGAGTGGGCGCACGTCGTGGACACCGCGGGTCGTTGA